In Heteronotia binoei isolate CCM8104 ecotype False Entrance Well chromosome 4, APGP_CSIRO_Hbin_v1, whole genome shotgun sequence, a genomic segment contains:
- the IL31RA gene encoding interleukin-31 receptor subunit alpha → MTPPKQQQQQTVKLEPTPVKVENIPGKKKMLNVSWEGDMNRATCRIRYRNMKQTDSKEAYNFREISRQNYFELTTLQSFTEYAVAIQCIFNGSRFWSEWGREQIGTTEEEAPSKEVDLWRVLEKCQPAGSRQVHLLWKKLKENESLGIIKGYRIKCYTKSNHSVACAKNTTDESVTVLLMGQAYVISVIAHNAAGDSPEAVLRIPSCAEESKDHPRVVILNTSVSNEQMIVEWKTSDSDIHSYVIEWYDVLEIDVYKRSWQYIGNNTTWTFQKGAFQQYKCYNISVYPVYKDEIKAPSSISAYFKQGRPLDGPAAKVENINKNEAIIKWEEIEKGKANGAITNYTIFYRSEGGNEIGKTVNASLLQYQLKSLQSNVKYTAHVMASTIAGGTNGSAIAFYTKRLSPVEIVLIYVFAGLLFLCLLTFTLLWGLKRRKLKKIFWPKIPYPKLPEMSQDNLEKPLKEPQSEENTVIPEVISVLKVDDHDEYQLLKLEDCLGQTKVTTEDALCQHEASGSREAPSLGQHFRSQLLPAPLIQQPPLPKPEESSSEDYQNSSCKDEVKQDQDQTNMKEKTEFNPYLKNTVRTREFLVCETLSVVKKKEKKKQPVLPPACVSGGNGQQYVALDAVVLTEH, encoded by the exons ATGACCcctccaaaacaacaacaacaacaaactg TGAAGCTTGAACCAACGCCTGTTAAAGTGGAAAATATTCCTGGAAAGAAGAAAATGCTAAATGTTTCCTGGGAAGGAGATATGAATAGAGCCACATGCCGGATTCGATACAGAAACATGAAGCAAACTGACTCT AAAGAAGCCTACAACTTCAGAGAAATTTCTCGGCAAAATTATTTTGAACTCACAACTCTGCAGAGTTTTACAGAATATGCTGTTGCCATTCAGTGCATTTTTAATGGGTCAAGATTCTGGAGTGAGTGGGGCAGAGAGCAGATTGGAACAACAGAGGAAGAAG CTCCCTCAAAAGAAGTAGACTTATGGAGAGTACTGGAAAAATGTCAGCCAGCAGGATCCCGACAGGTTCATCTTTTATGGAAG AAACTCAAAGAGAATGAATCTTTAGGAATAATAAAAGGTTACAGAATAAAGTGCTACACCAAAAGCAACCATTCTGTTGCATGTGCAAAGAACACTACTGACGAGTCAGTTACTGTTCTGTTAATGGGGCAAGCCTATGTGATTAGTGTTATTGCTCATAACGCAGCTGGAGATTCCCCGGAGGCTGTTTTGAGAATTCCCTCATGTGCTGAAGAAAGCAAGG ATCATCCAAGGGTTGTTATACTGAACACATCTGTTTCAAATGAACAAATGATTGTAGAATGGAAGACATCAGATTCAGATATACACAGCTATGTTATAGAATGGTATGATGTGTTAGAAATTGATGTTTATAAAAGATCTTGGCAATACATAGGAAATAACACCACATGGACATTTCAGAAAG GAGCCTTCCAACAGTATAAATGTTACAACATCTCTGTGTACCCTGTGTATAAAGATGAAATAAAAGCTCCAAGTTCCATAAGTGCCTACTTTAAGCAAGGGC GTCCATTAGATGGCCCTGCTGCAAAAGTAGAGAATATCAATAAAAATGAGGCTATTATAAAGTGGGAGGAAATTGAAAAAGGAAAAGCAAATGGTGCTATTACTAACTACACTATATTCTACAGATCGGAAGGTGGGAATGAGATAG gaAAGACAGTGAATGCTAGCCTTCTACAATACCAACTAAAGTCTTTGCAATCTAACGTGAAATATACAGCTCACGTTATGGCAAGCACCATTGCTGGAGGAACCAATGGGAGTGCTATCGCTTTCTACACCAAACGGCTTA GTCCTGTAGAAATAGTCCTTATATATGTCTTTGCTGGACTGTTATTTCTGTGCCTGTTAACTTTTACATTATTGTGGGGCTTGAAAAGACGCAA GTTAAAAAAGATATTCTGGCCGAAAATACCATATCCTAAGTTACCTGAGATGAGCCAGGACAATCTG GAAAAGCCATTGAAAGAACCACAGTCTGAGGAGAACACAGTCATCCCTGAGGTCATCAGTGTTTTGAAAGTAGACGATCATGACGAGTATCAGCTGCTGAAGCTTGAGGATTGCTTGGGACAGACAAAGGTCACTACAGAAGATGCTCTTTGCCAGCATGAGGCTTCAGGCAGTAGAGAAGCACCCTCCCTTGGTCAGCATTTCAGGAGTCAACTACTTCCAGCTCCACTGATCCAACAGCCGCCTTTACCAAAACCAGAAGAAAGCTCATCTGAAGACTATCAAAATTCAAGTTGTAAAGATGAGGTAAAACAGGATCAGGATCAGACAAATATGAAAGAAAAAACTGAATTCAACCCCTATTTAAAAAACACTGTCCGTACAAGGGAGTTTCTGGTGTGTGAGACCTTGTCAGTcgtgaagaagaaagaaaaaaagaaacagccTGTTCTGCCTCCCGCTTGTGTGTCAGGTGGCAATGGGCAACAATATGTGGCACTGGATGCAGTTGTGCTGACTGAACATTAA